One window of Pseudomonas sp. FP198 genomic DNA carries:
- a CDS encoding Trm112 family protein: MDTKLLDILACPVCKGPLKLSADKTELISKGAGLAYPIRDGIPVMLESEARTLTTDERLDK; this comes from the coding sequence ATGGACACCAAACTGCTCGATATCCTGGCTTGCCCGGTCTGCAAAGGCCCGCTCAAGCTCAGTGCCGACAAGACCGAGCTGATCAGCAAGGGCGCCGGCCTGGCCTATCCGATTCGCGACGGCATCCCGGTGATGCTCGAAAGCGAAGCCCGTACCCTGACCACCGACGAGCGCCTGGATAAATGA